One region of Jatrophihabitans cynanchi genomic DNA includes:
- a CDS encoding amino acid deaminase/aldolase, translating into MSDLAALTAATAHLPAPLVALDLPAARANAADLVRRAAGTPVRVASKSVRCRYVLDLALGTPGFAGVMAYSVREAIWLARTGVRPLLLGYPSADRDAIAELGADPALVEAITLMVDGAEQLELIRSATDAPVRVCLDIDASLRIGRLHLGARRSPLRTPADAAGLATVAAGLGLRVVGVMFYEAQIAGLPDSSPAVRLVKARSAAELSRRRGTVVSAVQDAIGGALELVNSGGTGSLEISSADQCVTEVTAGSGLYTPALFDHYRAFEPRPALYFALPVVRRPAPGIATLFGGGYIASGPSGRSRLPSLATSGLKLIGTEGAGEVQTPVRGRAAAGLRVGDRVWFRHAKAGELLERFDTVHVIDGDRLVDSVPTYRGEGSTFG; encoded by the coding sequence ATGAGCGACCTCGCGGCATTGACGGCCGCCACCGCGCACCTGCCCGCCCCACTGGTCGCGCTCGACCTGCCGGCCGCGCGGGCCAACGCCGCCGACCTGGTGCGCCGGGCCGCCGGCACGCCGGTGCGCGTGGCCAGCAAGTCGGTGCGCTGCCGCTATGTGCTCGACCTCGCGCTGGGCACGCCCGGGTTCGCCGGCGTGATGGCGTACTCGGTGCGCGAGGCGATCTGGCTGGCGCGCACCGGCGTGCGCCCACTCCTGCTCGGCTACCCGAGCGCGGACCGCGACGCGATCGCCGAGCTCGGCGCCGACCCCGCGCTCGTCGAGGCGATCACGCTGATGGTCGACGGCGCCGAGCAGCTCGAGCTGATCCGCTCGGCCACCGACGCGCCGGTCCGGGTGTGCCTGGACATCGACGCGTCGCTGCGCATCGGCCGGCTGCACCTCGGCGCGCGCCGCTCGCCGCTGCGCACCCCGGCCGACGCCGCGGGGCTGGCCACCGTCGCGGCCGGGCTCGGGCTGCGGGTTGTCGGCGTCATGTTCTACGAGGCGCAGATCGCCGGGCTGCCGGACAGCTCACCTGCCGTCCGGCTGGTCAAGGCGCGGTCCGCCGCGGAGCTGTCCCGGCGGCGCGGCACGGTCGTGTCCGCTGTGCAGGACGCGATCGGCGGGGCGCTGGAGCTGGTGAACTCGGGCGGCACCGGCAGCCTGGAGATCAGCAGTGCCGACCAGTGCGTCACCGAGGTCACTGCGGGCTCCGGGCTGTACACGCCGGCCCTGTTCGACCACTACCGCGCCTTCGAGCCGCGGCCCGCGCTGTACTTCGCGCTGCCGGTCGTGCGGCGGCCGGCACCGGGGATCGCCACGCTGTTCGGCGGCGGCTACATCGCGTCCGGCCCGTCCGGCCGCTCGCGGCTGCCGTCACTCGCGACGTCCGGGCTGAAGCTGATCGGCACCGAGGGGGCCGGAGAGGTGCAGACCCCGGTGCGCGGCCGCGCGGCCGCGGGGCTGCGCGTCGGCGACCGGGTCTGGTTCCGGCACGCGAAGGCCGGCGAGCTGCTCGAACGGTTCGACACCGTGCACGTGATCGACGGTGACCGGCTGGTCGACTCCGTCCCCACCTACCGCGGCGAGGGCAGCACGTTCGGCTGA
- a CDS encoding NADPH-dependent FMN reductase, whose product MRILLISGSTRAASTNSAFVRTAAACAPDGIRAEVYAGLTDLPHFNPDDDGPSLPAPVGELRAAVARSDAVLVCTPEYAGTLPGALKNLLEWLVGGTELTGKPVAWVNVAADERRGGGATATLQVVLGYIQAQLVEDACRHIPVTREAIGDDGLIGDAATRAAIADALAALAHAGRPRLAS is encoded by the coding sequence ATGAGGATCCTGCTGATCTCCGGTTCGACCCGGGCCGCCTCCACCAACTCGGCGTTCGTGCGTACCGCGGCCGCCTGCGCGCCCGACGGAATCCGGGCCGAGGTGTACGCCGGGCTGACCGACCTACCGCATTTCAACCCGGACGACGACGGCCCGTCGCTACCGGCGCCGGTCGGTGAGCTGCGTGCCGCGGTCGCGCGTTCGGACGCGGTGCTGGTCTGCACGCCCGAGTACGCCGGGACGTTGCCGGGCGCTCTGAAGAACCTGCTCGAATGGCTGGTCGGCGGCACCGAGCTGACCGGCAAGCCGGTCGCCTGGGTGAACGTGGCCGCCGACGAGCGCCGCGGCGGCGGCGCCACCGCGACACTGCAGGTGGTGCTCGGCTACATCCAGGCGCAGCTCGTCGAGGACGCCTGCCGGCACATCCCGGTCACCCGCGAGGCGATCGGCGACGACGGGCTGATCGGCGACGCCGCCACACGCGCAGCGATCGCCGACGCCCTCGCCGCGCTCGCGCACGCGGGTCGCCCCCGCCTCGCCAGCTGA
- a CDS encoding citrate synthase 2 yields the protein MAADYSPGLEGVIAFETEIAEPDKDGGALRYRGVDIEDLAGEVTFGNVWALLVDGKFGPGLPPAEPFPIPVHTGDVRVDVQAALAMLSPIWDYRPLLDISDEEAREQLARAAVMALSYVAQSARGLANPAVPQSRIDQCDTIVERMMVRWRGEPDPAHIKAVDAYFVSAAEHGMNASTFTARVIASTGADVAAAMSGAIGAMSGPLHGGAPARVLPMIAEVEQTGDAAKVVKGILDRHERLMGFGHRVYRAEDPRARVLRRTCRELNAPRFEAASALEQAALAELRERRPDRPIETNVEFWAAVILDFAEVPPHMMPAMFSSARTAGWSAHIMEQKKTGRLVRPSARYVGPAPRKPQEVEGWSDISHG from the coding sequence ATGGCCGCCGACTACAGCCCGGGCCTCGAAGGCGTCATCGCGTTCGAGACCGAGATCGCCGAACCGGACAAGGACGGCGGCGCGCTGCGCTACCGCGGGGTGGATATCGAGGACCTCGCCGGCGAGGTCACCTTCGGCAACGTGTGGGCGCTGCTGGTCGACGGCAAGTTCGGTCCGGGCCTGCCGCCCGCCGAGCCGTTCCCGATCCCGGTGCACACCGGCGACGTGCGCGTGGACGTGCAGGCCGCGCTGGCGATGCTCTCGCCGATCTGGGATTACCGCCCGCTGCTGGACATCAGCGACGAGGAGGCGCGCGAGCAGCTGGCCCGTGCCGCCGTGATGGCACTGTCCTACGTCGCGCAGTCCGCGCGCGGGCTGGCCAACCCGGCCGTGCCGCAGTCGCGCATCGACCAGTGCGACACCATCGTCGAGCGGATGATGGTGCGCTGGCGCGGCGAGCCCGACCCGGCGCACATCAAGGCCGTCGACGCGTACTTCGTCTCGGCCGCCGAGCACGGCATGAACGCGTCCACCTTCACCGCCCGCGTGATCGCCTCCACCGGCGCCGACGTCGCCGCCGCCATGTCCGGCGCGATCGGCGCGATGAGCGGGCCGCTGCACGGGGGTGCTCCCGCGCGCGTGCTGCCGATGATCGCCGAGGTGGAGCAGACCGGTGATGCCGCCAAGGTGGTCAAGGGCATCCTGGACCGACACGAGCGGCTGATGGGCTTCGGGCACCGCGTCTACCGCGCCGAGGACCCGCGCGCCCGGGTGCTGCGCCGCACCTGCAGGGAACTCAACGCGCCGCGCTTCGAGGCGGCGTCCGCCCTCGAGCAGGCGGCGCTGGCCGAACTGCGCGAGCGCCGCCCGGACCGCCCGATCGAGACCAACGTCGAGTTCTGGGCCGCAGTGATCCTGGACTTCGCCGAGGTGCCGCCGCACATGATGCCCGCGATGTTCAGCTCGGCGCGCACGGCCGGCTGGTCGGCGCACATCATGGAGCAGAAGAAGACCGGACGCCTGGTGCGCCCGTCGGCGCGCTACGTCGGCCCCGCGCCGCGCAAGCCGCAGGAGGTCGAGGGCTGGTCGGACATCAGCCACGGCTGA
- the pdxH gene encoding pyridoxamine 5'-phosphate oxidase, with protein MTDPASMRRVYQRGTLTESTAPEHWFTLFAEWFAAAAAELIAVEVNAMQVATVDAAGHPAVRTVLLKAFDERGIVFYTNYSSAKGRDLEARPYAAAVLAWLAQERQVRISGPVSRVTRAETEAYFAGRPRGSQLGAWASGQSALVPSRAVLDEAEREVTERFAGRDIPPPPHWGGYRIAPEAVEFWQGRPDRLHDRLRYRREGERWLLERLAP; from the coding sequence ATGACGGACCCAGCCAGCATGCGCCGCGTCTACCAGCGCGGCACGCTCACCGAGAGCACGGCGCCGGAGCACTGGTTCACCCTGTTCGCCGAGTGGTTCGCGGCCGCAGCCGCCGAACTGATCGCGGTCGAGGTCAACGCGATGCAGGTGGCGACGGTCGATGCGGCCGGCCATCCCGCCGTCCGGACGGTGCTGCTCAAGGCCTTCGACGAGCGCGGCATCGTCTTCTACACGAACTACTCCTCCGCCAAGGGCCGTGACCTCGAGGCGCGGCCGTATGCCGCGGCGGTCCTCGCCTGGCTCGCGCAGGAGCGGCAGGTGCGGATCAGCGGTCCGGTCTCACGCGTCACCCGCGCCGAGACCGAGGCGTACTTCGCCGGCCGGCCGCGCGGATCGCAGCTGGGTGCGTGGGCCTCGGGCCAGTCGGCGCTCGTCCCGTCCCGTGCCGTGCTGGACGAGGCGGAGCGGGAGGTGACCGAGCGGTTCGCCGGGCGCGACATCCCGCCGCCGCCGCACTGGGGCGGCTACCGCATCGCGCCCGAGGCGGTGGAGTTCTGGCAGGGGCGCCCGGACCGGTTGCACGACCGGCTGCGCTACCGGCGCGAGGGTGAGCGCTGGCTGCTGGAACGGCTGGCCCCGTAG
- a CDS encoding MFS transporter, whose product MSEPTTGLDANPDPAEAPEQARRLRGLLGRHAVDTRPLAIAPYRRLLIGQGTSFIGSMLTQVAVPVQVYAITRSSLYVGFVGLAGLLPIVVFGLYGGAIADAVDRRRLYLFSSLGGWVVTLALFCQTLLELDDVGLILALVMVQSGMFAVASSARGAIIPRIVELDLVPAANTLNFTVSNVGQVIGPLIAGVLVGLNHGFAYAYGIDAVLFTAALYSALRLPDIPPLADVREQPSMHAVAEGLRFIAKNPILIMSFLVDIAAMVLAMPRSLFPAVADLRFGGNVGPLYAAIAMGAVLAGLSSGWIGRVRRQGRALVVAIAGWGAAVALSGLAQQLWLVVALLALAGAADLVSAVYRQTILQTYAPDAMRGRMQGVFIAVVAGGPRLGDVRAGATAAVSTPEFSWVAGGVGCVAVVIVAGYLVRPFWRYDARVAEAAAEAAAR is encoded by the coding sequence TTGAGCGAGCCCACGACGGGTCTCGACGCCAATCCTGATCCGGCCGAAGCCCCGGAGCAGGCGCGCCGGTTGCGCGGGTTGCTGGGCCGGCACGCGGTCGACACCCGGCCGCTGGCGATCGCGCCGTACCGGCGGCTGCTGATCGGCCAGGGCACGTCGTTCATCGGCTCGATGCTCACTCAGGTCGCGGTGCCGGTGCAGGTGTACGCGATCACCCGCTCCTCGCTGTACGTCGGGTTCGTGGGGTTGGCCGGGCTGCTGCCGATCGTCGTGTTCGGCCTGTACGGCGGCGCGATCGCCGACGCGGTCGATCGGCGCCGGCTGTACCTGTTCTCGTCGCTCGGCGGCTGGGTGGTGACGCTCGCGCTGTTCTGCCAGACGCTGCTGGAACTGGACGACGTGGGGCTGATCCTGGCCCTGGTGATGGTGCAGTCCGGCATGTTCGCGGTGGCGTCGTCGGCGCGCGGCGCGATCATCCCGCGCATCGTCGAGCTGGACCTGGTGCCCGCCGCGAACACGCTGAACTTCACGGTCAGCAACGTCGGGCAGGTGATCGGGCCGCTCATCGCCGGCGTCCTGGTCGGGCTGAACCACGGCTTCGCGTACGCGTACGGAATCGACGCGGTGCTGTTCACCGCCGCGCTCTACTCGGCGTTGCGGCTGCCGGACATCCCGCCGCTGGCAGACGTCCGCGAGCAGCCGAGCATGCATGCCGTCGCCGAGGGGCTGCGCTTCATCGCCAAGAACCCGATCCTGATCATGTCCTTCCTCGTGGACATCGCGGCGATGGTGCTGGCGATGCCGCGTTCGCTGTTCCCTGCGGTCGCCGACCTGCGCTTCGGCGGCAACGTCGGCCCGCTGTACGCGGCGATCGCGATGGGGGCGGTGCTGGCCGGGCTGTCCAGCGGCTGGATCGGACGGGTGCGGCGGCAGGGACGCGCGCTGGTGGTCGCGATCGCCGGCTGGGGCGCGGCCGTGGCGCTGTCCGGGCTGGCGCAGCAGCTCTGGCTGGTAGTGGCGCTGCTCGCGCTCGCCGGTGCCGCGGACCTGGTCAGCGCGGTGTACCGGCAGACGATCTTGCAGACGTACGCGCCGGACGCGATGCGCGGCCGCATGCAGGGGGTATTCATCGCGGTGGTGGCGGGCGGGCCACGCCTCGGCGACGTGCGCGCGGGGGCGACCGCGGCGGTGAGCACGCCGGAGTTCTCCTGGGTGGCCGGCGGGGTCGGCTGCGTCGCCGTGGTGATCGTGGCCGGCTACCTCGTCCGGCCGTTCTGGCGCTACGACGCAAGGGTTGCCGAGGCAGCGGCCGAAGCAGCCGCTCGCTAG
- a CDS encoding aldose 1-epimerase family protein produces MTLSGRQFTLTAGGHEATVVEVGAGLRRYARDGVDVTCSYPADALAPKCCGATLVPWPNRLRAGKYAFDGTDLQLALTEPATGNAIHGLGRWERWSLVDQDAASVSLELDIVPQTGWPFELSARVTYALDAGSGLTVTATATNTGSGRAPFGAGFHPYLATPALDRTAVRLPAATRLLLDELQIPVGSEPVEGTPYDLRDGRPLGALRMDDAFTDLQVIDGRGVAEVRTPHGGARVWFDAAFGHLQVFTLENFPGSDTAGVAVEPMTCAPDAFNSGAGLMVLEPGERWSASWGITPLD; encoded by the coding sequence ATGACATTGAGCGGGCGGCAGTTCACCCTGACGGCGGGCGGGCACGAGGCGACGGTGGTCGAGGTCGGCGCCGGCCTGCGGCGCTACGCGCGCGACGGGGTGGACGTCACCTGCAGCTACCCCGCCGACGCCCTCGCGCCGAAGTGCTGCGGTGCCACGTTGGTGCCGTGGCCGAACCGGCTGCGCGCCGGCAAGTACGCCTTCGACGGGACCGACTTGCAGCTAGCCCTCACCGAGCCGGCGACCGGGAACGCGATCCACGGCCTGGGCCGCTGGGAACGGTGGTCGCTGGTCGATCAGGACGCGGCGTCCGTCAGTCTCGAACTGGACATCGTGCCGCAGACCGGCTGGCCGTTCGAGCTGAGCGCCCGGGTGACCTACGCGCTGGACGCCGGCTCCGGGCTGACGGTGACCGCGACCGCGACGAACACCGGCTCGGGTCGTGCGCCGTTCGGTGCGGGCTTCCACCCGTACCTGGCCACCCCGGCGCTGGACCGCACGGCCGTCCGACTGCCCGCCGCCACCCGGCTGCTGCTGGACGAGCTGCAGATCCCGGTCGGGTCGGAACCGGTCGAGGGCACGCCGTACGACCTGCGGGACGGGCGCCCGCTCGGTGCTCTGCGCATGGACGACGCGTTCACCGACCTGCAGGTGATCGACGGCCGTGGCGTTGCCGAGGTGCGTACGCCGCACGGCGGTGCGCGCGTCTGGTTCGACGCCGCGTTCGGTCACCTGCAGGTGTTCACGCTGGAGAACTTCCCCGGCTCGGACACCGCGGGGGTCGCGGTCGAGCCGATGACGTGCGCACCCGACGCCTTCAACTCGGGCGCGGGGCTCATGGTGCTCGAGCCCGGCGAGCGCTGGTCGGCGTCGTGGGGCATCACGCCGCTCGACTAG
- a CDS encoding LysR family transcriptional regulator — protein METRELRYFVAVAEELHFGRAAQRLGMAQPPLSRSIAQLERRLGTTLLERTSRGVTLTGPGAVLLEEARAALAAVAAAERRTRRAAEAAEGKPAVALVAKAGASTELVAKLLDACAGEPGAVGVDVILCGPGQQGRMLREGHADVALLHAPFDSLAGLDYENLGTEGQVVLLPAGHPFTGRTEVRTDEVSDLPGLPQPRWPQADGRYEAGPGPEVRDHAQLLQLIALGRASVIAPDSVRANLRHDVLAIPVVDAPHVTTVIAWPPHSRSRAVADLVRTATRL, from the coding sequence GTGGAGACCCGGGAGCTGCGCTACTTCGTCGCGGTCGCCGAGGAGTTGCACTTCGGCCGTGCGGCGCAGCGGCTTGGGATGGCGCAGCCGCCCCTGTCCCGGTCCATCGCCCAGCTCGAACGGCGCCTCGGTACGACGCTGCTCGAGCGGACCAGCCGCGGCGTCACCCTCACCGGCCCCGGCGCGGTGCTGCTCGAGGAAGCCCGGGCAGCCCTCGCGGCGGTCGCCGCCGCAGAACGCCGCACGCGGCGGGCAGCCGAGGCCGCCGAGGGCAAGCCCGCCGTCGCCCTGGTCGCCAAGGCCGGTGCATCCACGGAACTGGTCGCGAAGCTGCTCGACGCGTGCGCCGGCGAACCGGGCGCCGTCGGGGTCGACGTCATTCTCTGCGGACCCGGACAGCAAGGCCGGATGCTGCGCGAAGGACACGCGGACGTCGCGCTGTTGCACGCGCCGTTCGACTCACTCGCCGGGCTGGACTACGAAAACCTCGGCACGGAGGGCCAGGTCGTGCTGCTGCCCGCGGGACACCCGTTCACCGGCCGGACCGAGGTGCGGACGGACGAGGTCAGCGACCTGCCCGGCCTGCCGCAGCCGCGTTGGCCGCAGGCGGACGGACGGTATGAAGCCGGTCCCGGCCCGGAGGTGCGCGACCACGCGCAGCTGCTTCAACTCATCGCGTTGGGACGGGCGTCGGTGATCGCGCCCGACTCGGTCCGCGCCAACCTGCGCCACGACGTGCTCGCCATACCGGTCGTGGACGCGCCGCACGTGACCACGGTGATCGCCTGGCCCCCGCACAGTCGATCGAGGGCCGTCGCCGATCTCGTCCGGACCGCGACCCGGCTCTGA
- a CDS encoding SDR family oxidoreductase, with product MSESTIALVTGANKGIGFEIAAGLGRLGWRVGVGAREARRREEAVDKLRAEGADAFGVALDVTSDESVAAAARLFEEEHGRLDVLVNNAGITGGMPQDPTSVDPAVMLQVVDTNVVGVIRVTNAMLPLLRRSSSPRIVNMSSSVGSLTLQTTPGAFVGPISAAYTPSKTFLNAVTVQYAKELADTNVLINAGCPGYCATDLNGFRGTRTAEQGAQIAIRLATLPDGGPTGSFFDDDGPVAW from the coding sequence ATGAGTGAATCAACGATTGCGCTGGTAACCGGCGCGAACAAGGGCATCGGATTCGAGATTGCGGCCGGGCTCGGCCGGCTCGGCTGGCGGGTCGGTGTCGGCGCCCGCGAGGCGCGACGCCGCGAGGAGGCGGTGGACAAGCTGCGCGCCGAGGGAGCCGACGCGTTCGGCGTAGCGCTGGACGTGACGTCGGACGAGAGCGTTGCCGCGGCCGCGCGGCTGTTCGAGGAAGAGCACGGACGGTTGGACGTCCTGGTCAACAATGCGGGGATCACCGGCGGGATGCCGCAGGACCCGACCAGCGTCGACCCGGCCGTCATGCTTCAGGTGGTCGACACGAACGTCGTCGGCGTCATCCGCGTCACCAACGCGATGCTTCCGTTGCTGCGCCGGTCGTCCTCACCGCGGATCGTGAACATGTCCAGCAGTGTCGGGTCGCTGACCCTGCAGACCACGCCGGGTGCGTTCGTCGGTCCGATCTCGGCCGCGTACACGCCGTCCAAGACGTTCCTGAACGCGGTGACGGTGCAGTACGCGAAGGAACTCGCCGACACCAACGTCCTGATCAACGCGGGGTGTCCGGGCTACTGCGCCACGGACCTGAACGGGTTCCGAGGCACCCGCACCGCCGAGCAGGGCGCGCAGATCGCCATCCGACTCGCCACTCTTCCGGACGGCGGGCCGACCGGCAGCTTCTTCGACGACGACGGTCCGGTCGCGTGGTGA
- a CDS encoding type II toxin-antitoxin system VapC family toxin codes for MSLAVLDASILTVFYASDDSRRSTVASRLAAGDAWFAPAHLDAEVASALRRLARTSRAVDRAAPRALAHLAAFPLRRMPIAPLLERVWQLRSNVTAYDAAYVALAEQLGCALVTCDAKLAAASGPRCAFELIT; via the coding sequence GTGAGCCTGGCCGTGCTGGACGCCTCGATCCTCACGGTGTTCTACGCCTCCGACGACTCACGCCGCAGCACCGTCGCCTCGCGCCTCGCAGCCGGCGACGCGTGGTTTGCCCCTGCTCACCTCGACGCCGAGGTCGCCTCGGCGTTGCGCCGGCTCGCCCGCACCAGCCGCGCGGTGGACCGCGCCGCGCCACGCGCCCTCGCGCACCTGGCGGCCTTCCCGTTGCGTCGCATGCCGATCGCGCCGCTGCTCGAGCGTGTGTGGCAACTGCGCTCCAACGTCACCGCCTACGACGCGGCCTACGTCGCGCTCGCCGAGCAACTGGGCTGTGCCCTCGTCACCTGCGACGCCAAGCTCGCCGCCGCATCAGGGCCTCGGTGTGCCTTCGAGCTGATCACCTGA
- a CDS encoding ATP-dependent nuclease has translation MAIGGMGQPGMEATGNPIHELFIDGDLESELSKICLKTFNFPLTLDRANGNVQLRVGKPGIDSPPLQHPTREYAESVAALRLLSEQGDGVKNYLGMVLHLMTSRASVTVIDELEAFLHPAQARSLGRHLGTQALSRGLQLLTATHDRDFVLGLLETNCPVTFVRLQRYQDNTSAATLSPERVKSIWDRPLLRYSNVLQGLFHRTVVVCESDGDCRWYAAVLDELGRRADFAAEEVLFVPAGGKSQIPQCVDALEGLDVGAFVAVDFDALLDPPYLKTLLASAGATGDDLLSRATNIVKQLLTTEQRARAKEFGLDGLPHGDLTRLAQDLVADLRDARVLVLPGGELESYDRSIGGHGPAWVSGALAAGRHLASPIAEEFLSPVVAAVRGLE, from the coding sequence GTGGCGATCGGCGGGATGGGCCAGCCAGGGATGGAAGCAACCGGCAACCCGATCCACGAGTTGTTCATAGACGGCGACTTAGAGTCAGAGCTTTCCAAAATTTGTCTCAAGACGTTCAATTTTCCACTTACCCTGGATAGGGCAAATGGCAATGTTCAGCTTAGAGTGGGTAAACCAGGAATTGACTCTCCACCCTTGCAGCACCCCACGCGAGAGTACGCCGAATCAGTTGCAGCGTTGCGATTGCTTTCCGAACAAGGTGATGGAGTAAAGAACTATTTAGGCATGGTACTCCACCTCATGACGTCGCGCGCATCAGTGACGGTGATAGACGAGCTGGAAGCCTTCCTGCACCCTGCGCAAGCGCGGTCTCTCGGTCGGCATCTCGGGACGCAAGCGCTAAGCCGTGGTCTGCAGCTTCTCACGGCTACACACGATCGTGATTTCGTGCTCGGTTTGCTAGAAACAAATTGCCCCGTCACGTTTGTCCGCCTTCAGCGATATCAGGATAATACCTCTGCCGCGACGTTGTCCCCAGAGCGAGTTAAATCGATCTGGGACAGACCTCTGCTTCGGTATTCAAATGTGCTACAGGGACTTTTCCATCGGACTGTTGTCGTCTGCGAAAGCGATGGTGACTGCCGGTGGTACGCGGCGGTACTCGACGAGTTAGGCCGCCGGGCAGATTTCGCAGCGGAAGAAGTCTTATTTGTTCCAGCCGGCGGCAAATCGCAGATCCCACAATGCGTAGATGCGTTGGAAGGTTTGGACGTAGGCGCCTTCGTCGCAGTAGATTTCGACGCGCTACTCGATCCACCATACTTGAAGACTTTACTCGCGTCGGCAGGGGCTACCGGTGACGACTTATTATCAAGAGCAACGAATATCGTTAAGCAGCTCTTGACGACCGAGCAACGCGCTCGAGCAAAAGAGTTTGGCCTAGACGGCTTGCCGCACGGCGATTTGACACGGCTGGCGCAGGATCTCGTCGCTGACCTCCGCGATGCGCGAGTGCTCGTTTTGCCTGGAGGGGAACTCGAGTCCTACGATCGGTCGATAGGCGGCCACGGCCCCGCTTGGGTGTCTGGTGCATTGGCTGCCGGACGCCACCTCGCTTCGCCAATAGCAGAAGAGTTCCTTTCGCCGGTAGTTGCAGCCGTTCGCGGCCTGGAGTGA
- a CDS encoding MFS transporter — protein MTAQTLTADNLRSISTRRPGHRREPQRLTSLGTLVLLLGAFLPMLDFFIVNVALPTIDSTLHASTPMLELVVAGYGVAFAVSLVVGGRLGDAMGRRRMFMIGMLGFTLTSLLCGIAPSIGVLVAARILQGVSAAMLQPQVLATFQATLEGQARSRAIGMYAATGGIAVVLGQLLGGVLLNADLAGSSWRPIFLVNVPFGIAGLLLARRVVPTSRSPHPAAVDIPGTALLAAAIVTLLVPLTEGPALHWPVWSWLVLATAPVFAAAFVTVERRAERRGTTPLVPPSLVRLATVRHGLVLAVPFFLGFGAFMFVFALTVQDGLHHDALGSGLAITPMAVAFFTGSLLAARLYERFGTRLLAAGFALQALGLVGLLTVIGDQWPHVSLVALAPGLAVAGFGQSLGLGALFRTVLAGVPQRLAGIGSGVLVTVQQGSVALGVASLGTLFVSLSAHNMRTAFLVVVGIQAGFAVLLALASPRRAAAPSVDVVVEAA, from the coding sequence ATGACAGCACAGACCCTCACCGCGGACAACCTCCGCTCCATCTCGACACGTCGCCCGGGGCACCGCCGGGAACCGCAGCGGTTGACCTCGCTGGGAACCCTGGTGCTCCTCCTCGGCGCGTTCTTGCCGATGCTCGACTTCTTCATCGTCAACGTCGCGCTGCCCACCATCGACAGCACGCTGCACGCGTCCACGCCGATGCTCGAACTGGTCGTCGCCGGTTACGGCGTCGCGTTCGCCGTCTCGCTCGTGGTCGGCGGCCGGCTGGGCGATGCGATGGGCCGGCGCCGCATGTTCATGATCGGCATGCTCGGCTTCACGCTCACCTCGCTGCTGTGCGGCATCGCGCCGTCCATCGGCGTTCTCGTCGCCGCGCGAATCCTGCAGGGTGTCTCGGCCGCGATGCTGCAGCCGCAGGTGCTCGCCACCTTCCAGGCGACGCTCGAGGGCCAGGCCCGCAGCCGCGCGATCGGCATGTACGCCGCAACCGGCGGCATCGCGGTCGTGCTCGGCCAGCTGCTGGGCGGGGTGCTGCTGAACGCCGACCTCGCCGGGTCGTCGTGGCGGCCGATCTTCCTGGTCAACGTCCCGTTCGGCATCGCCGGGCTGCTGCTCGCGCGGCGCGTGGTGCCGACCAGCCGCTCACCGCACCCCGCGGCCGTCGACATCCCCGGTACCGCGCTGCTCGCCGCCGCCATCGTGACGCTGCTGGTGCCGCTGACCGAGGGTCCCGCGCTGCACTGGCCGGTGTGGTCGTGGCTCGTGCTGGCCACCGCGCCCGTTTTCGCCGCCGCGTTCGTGACGGTGGAGCGGCGGGCCGAGCGCCGCGGCACCACGCCACTCGTTCCGCCGTCGCTGGTGCGGCTGGCCACGGTGCGGCACGGGCTGGTGCTCGCGGTGCCGTTCTTCCTCGGCTTCGGCGCGTTCATGTTCGTCTTCGCGCTCACCGTGCAGGACGGGCTGCACCACGACGCGCTGGGCTCGGGGCTTGCCATTACGCCGATGGCGGTGGCCTTCTTCACCGGTTCACTGCTGGCGGCTCGGCTCTACGAGCGGTTCGGCACCCGGCTGCTCGCGGCCGGCTTCGCGTTGCAGGCCCTCGGGCTCGTCGGGCTGCTCACGGTGATCGGCGACCAGTGGCCGCACGTGTCGCTGGTCGCGCTCGCTCCGGGTCTTGCGGTGGCCGGCTTCGGTCAGTCGCTCGGGCTGGGTGCGCTGTTCCGCACCGTGCTGGCCGGCGTGCCGCAGCGGCTGGCGGGTATCGGCAGCGGTGTGCTGGTGACCGTGCAGCAGGGCTCGGTCGCGCTGGGCGTGGCCAGCTTGGGCACGCTGTTCGTCAGCCTGTCGGCGCACAACATGCGGACGGCGTTCCTGGTCGTGGTCGGCATCCAGGCAGGGTTCGCGGTGCTGCTCGCGCTGGCCAGCCCGCGCCGCGCTGCCGCCCCGTCCGTCGACGTGGTGGTGGAGGCCGCGTAG